In Chlorobiota bacterium, the sequence TTTGCGCTGGACCTTGATGGCGACCACCAGCCGGAGCAGATCGTCACCAGCCTTGCCGACCGTGCGATGATTCCGAACGGGGCGCGGGCGGACCTGATCCAGGTTTTCCGGCAGGACCCGAAGACCCGGCATTGGGCGCAAGCCATGTCCGACAGCGCGTTCTGGATGATGACCCTTTCCACCCTTGATGCCACCGGCGACCGCCACCCCGACATCGTTGCCGAACTCTACTCCGGCGGGAACGACGACGTTGCCGCGCGCGGGATGCTGATCTGCTCGGGCGATTCAGGCCCCGTGCGCCTGATCCTCCGTGCCGACCGTGGCGCGCCGAAGTTCGCGCCACCGCTTCCGCACGTTCAGGGGAAAGGGGTGCTGATGCACGATCTTCTGTGGCCGGTCTTCACCTCGCACGCAGCTGCGCGAAGCTACGTCAGCGACGTTTTGGCGTTTGCGGACGGCGCGTTCCGAAGCATGAACAACCGGCAGGCGGGGTTCTATCTGGAGGCGGCGCAGCAGCAGTTGGAGGAATACCGAACTGCCCGCAAAGACTTGCAGGGGGACACCATCACCGTGGAGGAGGATGTGCGGTTGTTTGCCCCGGCGGCGTTGGCGTTGCTGGCGTTGGAGCGTGCCAACGGTGCCCGCGCAATGCGGAGTTTCTGGGATTCCGAGTCGGAGTTTTTGCGCCAGCGGTTGCCCGGGGTTCAATTCCAAGAGTTGGATTCGATCTACGCCGCAGGGGTGGAGCGATTGCGGTAAGGCCATCCCCACAGAACGCGCCACTGAATAGAGATCAAAACAGAGATTCGACAGAACGATTGGAGATGAATCAACAAGCCCCACGACGTTTACGCGACCGCACCGCCCCCCCCGCAGCAAGCTCCACACCGGGCCGCCGCAAGGGGCGGTATCTGCTGGCGATTGTTCCGGCAACACTGCTGGTGCTGGTGCTGGGATATGCCTTGCTGGAACGGAACGTCATCCGCCCCAAAGTGGATTCGCAGGTGGAACGCACCGATATGTACGTGAAGGCCGGGGAGCATATCCAAGTCAACGTGGTGAACGCTTGCGGGGTGAATGGAGTTGCCGTGAAATTCACCGAGTTCTTGCGCGCCCGGAAGTTCGATGTTCCGGAGTATGGAACCGAAAAAACGCTGGAGCGATACTCAAAAGTGATTGACCGAATCGGCGACCCTGTGTCGGCACGGAAAATTGCCTACGCGCTTGGCATCCCCCCGGAACGGATCGAGACGGAGATTGA encodes:
- a CDS encoding LytR C-terminal domain-containing protein; translated protein: MNQQAPRRLRDRTAPPAASSTPGRRKGRYLLAIVPATLLVLVLGYALLERNVIRPKVDSQVERTDMYVKAGEHIQVNVVNACGVNGVAVKFTEFLRARKFDVPEYGTEKTLERYSKVIDRIGDPVSARKIAYALGIPPERIETEIDSSLYLRATVIIGEDYLSLRPMK